The region GCATGTTGTACATCTTTTTCCTGTCCCAGTGTCGAGAAAATCAAAACAGGAATATTCTTCAAAGACGGTTCCTGTGACATTTCTGTCAAAACTTCAAACCCGTCTTTCTGAGGCATGATGAGATCAAGGATTAGGATATCCGGTTTTTTTTCGTGCAGCTTGGCCATCGCATCAGTTCCGTCTACCGCAACACTCACTTCATAACCTTTTGCCGTTAGCTGTGACTGATAAAATTTCTGGAAAAAAGTGTCGTCGTCTGCGAGCAGTATATACATCCGTTATTTCAAAATTAGTAATATTAAGGCTCTAGACTAGCAGAGTAGTGCTAAACTAGAGGTATGGTTTGTAACAATAGGCCGATATCAAAATACAAGAGAAAAAAGATACTATGGTGTTTTGCACACGATCTGAGTGCTACACAGACCTCTGGTATTTTGGGTCTCAACCGCAATACAGTCAACAAATATTACAATAATATTCGTCAACTCATATATCATCACCAAGTGCACCAGATGCAACGATATGTTGGTGGTGAGATAGAAATTGATGAATCATACTTTGGACCTCGAAGGATGAGAGGCAAGTCAAGTAAAAGAGGTCGTGGGACGTCATTTAAGCAGGTAGTATTTGGGATATATGAGCGTCAAGGACGTGTATTTACTCGTATCATTCCAAACTGTAAAAGAAGAACGCTACATGCTGTTATGAAGGGAAAGATTGACTTGAACAGTACTGTATATTCAGATTCGTGGAGCGGATACAACGGACTTGTTGATGTCGGGTATGACAAACATTTGAGAATCAATCACAAGAAAAATGAGTTCTCAAATACAAAAGGGGTCCATATCAATGGCATAGAGTCATTCTGGTCCTTTTGTAAAAGACGTCTCGTTAAGTTCAATGGTGTAAAGAAAAACTTTCCATTACACTTGAAAGAGTGTGAATGGAGATGGAGCAAATCCCCATCGATCCTTTACAATGAACTATTACAAATTGTTAATGTGCTAGTCTAGAGCCATATTAATTAGTGCACTGTAATTCCGGCCTGATTTTCAATTTTTGAGATGTGTGATGATAAATCCAGTTCCCCCTGACCGTTCCGCACGTTGGCAAGGGAGGTATCCATTGCTTCCAGTGTTTCATTCACTATTCCACTAAGTTCTGCGTTAGGATCAATGGAACCTTCTTTCATGCCGAGAAAAAGAGCCTCAAGAACACGCCCGCAAAGCCCTAATTGTGCATAGCCCATTACGAGACTCTGGCTTTTGAAAGAATGTGCTGCCCTGTGGACTTCCGCCAAGACATTTTTATCACCGGGATTCGTATTCATTGCTATCAGTCCGTTTTTAATAGTTGAGAGCAGTTCCTGTGAGGTTTGCAGATACAGTTTTTTATATTCATGTAAATCTATCGCCATAGTTTCAGTATAAGTCAGAAGAAGATACGTGACAAGTGAGATAAAAAGGTATAATAATCAATATGTCCGGCAAAAAAAATAAGAAAAAGCAATATTCAAATGATTCTCTGATGAGTTGGTTTACGCATATTACACTGGCTATTACCTATGGGCTTCTATTTATGTTTCTTGTTGCAAATATACTTTACTCGCAGATTATGCCCGACGAGTATTTTCAACTGCTTCAAGGCAAAGACGATGCATTTGTGTCGATTATAAAGCGGGGCAAAGAAACCTCTTTTTTTGAGTCACTTCTTCCTGAAAACAAGAATACAATAGCCGCGAAAGAAGCTGATATTTTTGCCGATACTCACTTGAGAAAAGCGCAAATAGAACTTCTCAAGGAAACGCTCGCACGAAATCCGGAATCACGGGATGTCTTGTATGCGTTGCATCTTTTGTATAAAAGTGAAGGGCAAATGAATGAAGCCTCACATTATCTGGAACTAGCCCGTCAGATAGATCCCTCCGTCGGTCAGGAAACTCCGTAATTATGTTCCTTTAATTTTTCTTCTGTCTTTCCGTACTTTTGCCGGATATGAAACGAATACAGAACGACGCCAATTACAGAAAAGACTAAGCTCACCCAAAGCAGTATATCCGGATAAAACATACGATGTTATCCTGCAAGTACATTCACTGTACTTGCCAGGTAATTAAAAATGAGAAATAATCCGAGCGAACCGAACAGCAATAGCTGTTTTTGTTCTACAGTAAGTGACATATCGTTACTATACGTTTCTTACGGCAATACGCGGTAAATAATATGTAAATTAGCTGTAAAAGCTGTTTGTTCCATAGACCCCGGCTCCCTCGCATATAGCAGGGCGAGATTACGAGACCGGAACTAGTATCGATCCCAATAATAGTTATACAATTACATATCTTTAAATTCAAGGACATTGATATGTTGGTAAAATCTGAGGCTTCGAAAAGCCTTAATAATAGAGAAGGGAGGAGAGAGGAGGATTAATAACCGCTTATTACGCAAGTGCCGTTCTCAAGTGCTTCAGCCAGAGGATTCTCAACTACTTTTCCATCCAGAGTATATTCTGCAGTTACTTTAGTACCATCCATATGGATACTTGTCTCTGACAGTTCAGCAGCAGCTTCGTCAAGATGAAACTGTGCAACAGCACGCCGTTCGTATTCCGTGTAGCGGCATTCCATCTTTCCGCCGTTTGGCATCTGTTCCACATAAAGGCATTTATCGTCCGTTTCACCGACAATTTCCCGTTCCATTGCCTCTCCCGTCAACGGATGTTCGAACGTATCTTTATATTGAGAACAGGTGCTTAGGTGCTCTTCAAAAGTGGCTCCGGTGGATGCTGAAGACGGTTGATCCGAGGGCGAACTAGCACTTGAAGGTGTTGATGACTCTGTTTGAGTCTCGTTTACAGTCTCTGGTATTTGGTCCTGAACAGAAGCGTTTTGCCGTAACAGATAGAAAGTACTTCCCGCGATAATCACGAGGACAAGAACGGCAGGAAGAATAAATTTTGCGTATTTCTGTAAAGAAAAAGCAGGAGACGGTGAAACGGTAGGGATCGTAAGAAAATAATTGTCAATTTCCTGTGCAGGCCATCCGCTTGCTAAAAGTGCCTGTTTAATCTGTTCCCGACTGAAACCTTTCCGGAGTTGGGACGTGACATAATCATGCAGTTGTTGTGACATGATTTCATTATAGTAAGAGAGAATGTGGAAAGTAAAGGAGTGCTTTGTGGACTCGAGGGGACTTGAACCCCTGACCTTCGCGCTGCCAGCGCGACGTTCTAGCCAACT is a window of Candidatus Roizmanbacteria bacterium DNA encoding:
- a CDS encoding response regulator — protein: MYILLADDDTFFQKFYQSQLTAKGYEVSVAVDGTDAMAKLHEKKPDILILDLIMPQKDGFEVLTEMSQEPSLKNIPVLIFSTLGQEKDVQHAMELGAKGYVNKSFFDFDALVAKIEQVSKL
- a CDS encoding IS1595 family transposase — protein: MVCNNRPISKYKRKKILWCFAHDLSATQTSGILGLNRNTVNKYYNNIRQLIYHHQVHQMQRYVGGEIEIDESYFGPRRMRGKSSKRGRGTSFKQVVFGIYERQGRVFTRIIPNCKRRTLHAVMKGKIDLNSTVYSDSWSGYNGLVDVGYDKHLRINHKKNEFSNTKGVHINGIESFWSFCKRRLVKFNGVKKNFPLHLKECEWRWSKSPSILYNELLQIVNVLV
- a CDS encoding Hpt domain-containing protein, which codes for MAIDLHEYKKLYLQTSQELLSTIKNGLIAMNTNPGDKNVLAEVHRAAHSFKSQSLVMGYAQLGLCGRVLEALFLGMKEGSIDPNAELSGIVNETLEAMDTSLANVRNGQGELDLSSHISKIENQAGITVH